AGTGACAAATGATGGGTGCAATAACACTGCTGCTTGAATGTCGTCAGACTTAGCTAGTTGAACAACCACCTTGGCTGTTAAGGAAACAGGAGATCAGGATCACAGACAACCACAAGAAATTAACCTATACATGCTAGTACCGGCGAGGATGAATAATCCAAAAAGAGAAAATTGAACAACTTACCACCCCAACAAAACCCTGCAGCTCCAATTGCAGATATGCCTTTATCTTTTAAAGCTGCAACAACCTGCTTTGCATCTTCAAATCCTTTGTCCTAACAGAACAAAGCAAAAAATGAATAAAACGGTGGTGAGCCTGATACTATGGATGTCGCACAATGATAGTCCCAAAGTGACAAAGTTAATGAATGGAAAACTGTGATAATGATGGCATGGCCTCCTTTTACTCTCGATGCAAACAGATGGCAATATTATTGTAAACGCTTGGGcttaactcaaccccaaaagctagctcTTGAGGGGAGGATTTCCCAAGTCCATATAAGGAGATCACCGACCCATTCCCCAACCAATGCGGGACTCTAAACCACTCTAACACGCCCTCGCACGCCCAGACCATCAACTAGAGCATGGACAATATATCATAGGGTCCCAAACGGCAACGAACTTGGCTATGATACCATGTAAAGATATGGCACTTGGGCCTAACTCAACTCCAAAAGAAATCAGTCAGAATGCATACTACTCCATGTGATTGTAGCCAGATTGATAAAGGCTTCTCCATAGTTTCAGGATTATAAGGATCCCCATAAAGAAAATCAGGAACCACAACATAGTATCCCACAGCTGCAACTTTGTCAGCAAGCTTCCTACATACCAGCAGTTAAGGTTTGGAATCAGCCCAAGATAAAACATAAACTTTTTGCAGCTTAATTActggaaaaaatgcaaaaaatggtCACCCCAACTTCTTCCCTTGAAATGTAAACAAAAAGATACACAGATAAGATAAATGAATCTCCTGAAATCTGTGATTAAGACTCctcccttctttttttctttttctttttttttgggggggggggggggggggggagaaggGGTTTCTGATAGAGTTGTGGTTGTATTTGAGTATTGCTGTGTCTAGGGAGCAAAAACTGAAGTCGTCAACAATATAGAAACACCCTAGAGAATTGACTTCTGTTTCTTTTTTAAAATAGTTGTGGTTGTATATGCTAAGAAAGCAATAACTGAAGTTGTTGATACTTGACAACAGAGAAACATACTAGAGAATACATATGGTGCAAGCATAAGTACATAAGTACAGAAAGTATTTAGAAGGTATTTGACAACTCCAAGCTGAAATTGAGAAGCAGCACATACCTCAGGTTTGGTGCTTCATAACCTGCAAAGTATTCGTAACATAAGTTCTGTCTTCCAATATAAATAACAACACTAATCCTCAAACCATAATAAACTCCCTTTTGACCGAAAAGAGTAATAGTTTTACATTACCAAGGGTGAAAAACATAATTTTCTTCCTTAAGTGTTTGACATAAGAGTTGAGTACCAAGGTTCAAAACATCTCACTTCATCTGGCATTTGAAATGAGATTAAGATACTTAACAACGAACACACAAGATCACAACTCTTAGAATGAAAATATTTAAAGAAAGATCTATGTAACTTCCAAAATAGTAAAAGCCTCAATGACTAACGGACTAATAATGAAATAGTGTCACATAAAATGGACTGAGGTAATAACACTTAGATATCATTATCCATCTTTAAACTTACAAATTTCATTAAAACATTATCTAATTTGCTAACATTATTTATCAATTTCTAAAAAAAGTTGTTTCAGAagtattttccaaaaaatatgTTTACTTTCGGAAATCTCCGTCGTACCAAATTGATCAATAGATTAGTCAATCTTGGTGATAAAATAGGAAGAAAGAGAAAATTGAGAAGAAGCAAGTTGCCAAAAGTTCATGAATAAGAACAGACAATAAAGGGTTAAAAGGGTAAGTACCAAAAATGTCGGAGACGAGGAGGATGGCGTGTTTGGAATTGGAAGAAGCAGAGACGTAGGTTTTGAGACCCCCAAATTCTAACACTGACCCAACACCGCTACTTGAGCTCAAAGTTGGTGGGTTCTCACAGCACTGAGGCCCTGACATCTTTGTGActgatagagagagagagagaagttgTCCAAAAACCAAAGATTTGCTCCTTAATAACAGTCACTGGTCAGAGGTCGAGTAGTGCGTTTGAGAAATGAGAAAGAAACAAGCgtcctattgtaatgtattctgGACCCGGAGTGGGAGGGTTGATTGTGCGGTTTAGCTATACTTTACGTCTATACCATTTTCTATGGACAGAATTCCAGATACGCCCATTTGGATTCAATTTCATTTCCACTTTTGTTGAAAATTAATAGTGCCACTTTATGTGTGAGGGTCAAAtgcttaattttttttattttttattttttgtatagaCTCTTTAAgctatttgaaataaaatttatatagtattttaaaattatattaaaaatagtAATATAAGTCAATAACACTTgataattaaaaatatataaaaatacttaCTTAAGAAAAGCATAGTAAAAGGAATCTTTGTAACTTCTCAAATAGTAATTTGGAATAAAAAGATTATGAAAAGAGAGCAGACACAAAGGATAATtgcaacaaaaacaaaaattgatATGCAAAATTTAAATTTCCAAACTCACAAATCTTTCAAATATTCAAATTTAGTATTTCGAGTTTATAAGAAATTTGAAAAGTTGAGTTTAAAATTTATCCCAAAAATTGCTTCATCTTTGCAAAACTAATCGTATCAAATACTTTtccagaaattcaaaaataaactCATCTTTGAAAACACTAATACAAGACCACCCATTAGCAAAAACATCTCAGACGAACaatttttcaaattaaatttaAACTTGCGCCTGGCAAAGAACTCTGgtctcatttgtttgcacttaatggaggtctgaatcttaatcattcagatctaAGACATTAAGTTcgtttgtttttaaagtttgaatcttaattattcatatcttaatcattaagtgtgtttgtttgttttttttacttcacaaccacttaatgggtctgaataggtctgtatgattaaaatctataacagagacttaatttcattaagatgctatcacatattcattattaattgccgccaccgcctaccattatcaactaccaccatgccactaccaccaccaccatcatagtcaaccaccaccaccaccatcatcctcaatcatagtTTCCACCATTATCAACCATCCCCACCACTCTGACCACCATCATTCTCACCTACAATCAACACttatccacctcaactaccacaaccAATCACCCCATCACCATTAACAACCACAACTGGCACCACCCATCATTATAACCTACCACCGCCTTCCTCAATCACAAACCACCAACCgtcattattaactatcaccacccaccactaccatcctcaatcataatcggcatcactaccaatcactactagctactagcatgaaccatcatcatcaaccaaaactaccaGCAACCACCGCCTCTAATCGGCATTCACCCGTTAGCCATTACCGTCTacaactatcatattttaaaaaactatatattttattgatagaatattagattagttagtatttcatttgaattttatgtttattatttttcaaataaagataaattttatgcATTCAGATGTTAGAAATCAAACAATCTTACTTTTTAGTATTctgatcttaatacacatcttaatatattTAGATGTGTATTCATATTCAAATGTCTTAATCTTAATGCACATCTTACTATTCAGATGTGTATTAAaattcagacgtcttaatcttaaaatTACAAATGAGGCCTACCACCTTACTAATTTGCCTTTacactttcctttttctttttttctttattcaaaCATAAGGAATCGTGTTGCCATATTAAAATTTTCCTCTCACCAAAATACGAGTACAATCTTATACTAGAAAAAGGAAGACCGGAAGAGAGACAATTACAAACTACTACTACTAGTAATTAATAAATTAATGCGTATCATCACTCACCATTCTGTCATTTAtgataaataatattttatttgtt
This genomic stretch from Nicotiana sylvestris chromosome 9, ASM39365v2, whole genome shotgun sequence harbors:
- the LOC104236514 gene encoding endo-1,3;1,4-beta-D-glucanase-like, giving the protein MSGPQCCENPPTLSSSSGVGSVLEFGGLKTYVSASSNSKHAILLVSDIFGYEAPNLRKLADKVAAVGYYVVVPDFLYGDPYNPETMEKPLSIWLQSHGVDKGFEDAKQVVAALKDKGISAIGAAGFCWGAKVVVQLAKSDDIQAAVLLHPSFVTVDDIKEVKAPIAILGAEIDKMSPPELIKQFEEILSSKPEVDNFVKIYPGVAHGWTVRYDVEDKKAVESAEDVPGRPCFALRWLGP